The Vicia villosa cultivar HV-30 ecotype Madison, WI unplaced genomic scaffold, Vvil1.0 ctg.001158F_1_1, whole genome shotgun sequence genome includes a region encoding these proteins:
- the LOC131633655 gene encoding uncharacterized protein LOC131633655 — protein MESLQKEKQIVADSLSSLQVSTPKFTSFSLPNSANSSPLLTSKRKPKGEAIESRSQDYLTLKQHHMLQEFILRKSKSCGEGRASLSPFDEFDHWLIKPNTAEHDNNNHESFFINETIKESHASDNELETIADEGFKCSALCMYLPGFGKAKSVKPKKEGLEMEGTISRTVSLEKFECGSWSSSKLFNDIETDHTSSYFDLPLELIIGNNTNDVHSPITSAFVFEKNLKGVLKNGSSKPNGRKSDTSPHQVRFSMSSSTSRYPPSPITCNTPNIINAKDDFNAFLEANNT, from the coding sequence ATGGAGAGCTTGCAAAAAGAGAAGCAAATTGTGGCGGATTCACTATCATCATTACAAGTTTCAACGCCGAAATTCACGAGTTTCAGTCTTCCGAATTCCGCAAACTCATCACCTTTGTTGACTTCAAAGAGAAAACCGAAAGGCGAGGCTATAGAATCTCGAAGTCAAGATTACTTGACACTCAAGCAACATCATATGTTACAAGAATTCATCTTAAGAAAAAGCAAGTCATGCGGAGAAGGAAGAGCAAGTTTATCACCCTTTGATGAATTCGATCATTGGTTAATCAAACCAAACACGGCGGAACATGACAACAATAATCACGAAAGCTTCTTCATAAACGAAACCATCAAAGAAAGTCATGCGAGTGACAACGAGCTTGAAACAATTGCGGATGAAGGATTCAAATGTAGTGCTCTTTGCATGTATTTGCCGGGATTCGGCAAAGCAAAGTCGGTTAAACCTAAAAAAGAAGGACTAGAAATGGAAGGTACAATATCTAGGACAGTTTCATTGGAAAAATTTGAATGTGGTTCTTGGTCTTCTTCCAAACTGTTCAATGATATTGAAACAGATCACACAAGTTCTTACTTTGACCTGCCATTGGAATTGATCATTGGAAATAATACTAATGATGTACATTCACCTATTACATCAGCATTTGTCTTTGAGAAGAATCTTAAAGGGGTTCTTAAGAATGGTTCTTCAAAACCAAATGGTAGAAAATCAGATACTTCGCCTCATCAAGTTAGGTTTTCTATGTCTTCCTCTACGTCTCGTTATCCTCCTTCTCCGATAACATGCAATACTCCTAATATAATAAATGCGAAAGATGATTTTAATGCATTCTTAGAAGCAAATAATACTTAA